The Terriglobia bacterium genomic sequence CGTGCGTCACGGTGACACTGGTAGACGGCCTGGTGTTGGCACGGTCGGCCTTTCATCATTCGATCAATTACCGGTCCGTGGTTGCGTTTGGAACGTGCCGTAGCGTGGCGGAAACGGGCAAGGCTCACGCGCTGAACACAATTTCCGAGCACCTGATTCGTGGGCGGTGGAATGAGGTTCGGCCACCGAATGAAAAAGAACTGCGCGCGACCACCGTGCTGCAATTCGAGATCGAAGAAGCGTCTGCGAAGGTGCGGACGGGACCACCGGCGGACGACGAAGAAGACTATGCCCTGCCGGTATGGGCCGGAGTGCTGCCTCTACGGTTGGTGGCTGAAACTCCGGTCCCGGACACACGAATGACAGGTCAATGTGACGTCCCCGACCACGTCAAGAGATTCCAGCAGAACCATGACTGAGCAAAGCGAACGCAAAGGAATAGTGAATGATTCCGTACAGTGATTTTCCCGTGGTCGAGTTTCGTCGGTACACGATCAGGGACGGCGAGAGGGAGAATTTTGCGAAGTATTTTGACGCCTATTTCCCCGAGGCAATGCAGCAGTTGGGAGCGATTGCCGCAGGGCAATTCTGCGAGCGTGACAATCCGTCATACTTCACCTGGATCCGCGGGTTTCACAGCATGGATGAGCGTGCGAAGGCAAACGCCAACCTGTATTACGGCCCGGTGTGGCGGGAACACAGGAATTTGATGAACGGCCTGATGACGGACAGCGACAACGTTCTGCTCCTGCAATCGGTCGATCCGGGATGCGGCATTGCTGTATTGCGAGCGGTGGATCCGGTGAAGGAGGCAACTGGGATGAGAGGGGTTGCAGTCGCACAGATATTCCCGATCAAGCCGGGAACTTTGAAGGCGTTCATGCAAAAGGCGGAGAACCAGTTCTCCAGCTATGAATCGACATCGCTGCGCGGCGCCGGACTTTTCGTCACCAGCGACATGCCGAACAATTTCCCGCAGCACCCGGTGCGATCGGACGGTCCATTCGTTGTATGGTTTGGAATCGCGCAAGACGATGAGGTGGCGGATCGGTTTCGGGAAGCAGCGGAGAAGGTAGCGAAGGCGATGGAGGGTACGAATCTTCTCCTGGGTGAACCGGAAGTTGTTATTCTCGAACCGACCTCGCGCTCGCGGATGCGATGGCTGCCGGAATGGAGATAGTCATGCCAGCAAATTCACAGGTTTCGAATGGAGCGATTGCGATTGGGCGTCCGGAAAGAACGGAAGCGGCGCCGTATTACTTCACGTACATCGACAAGGTTCAGAGTGACGATATCCTGCCCTTCCTCGCCAGCCAACTGGAGAGCGCCGGGAGTTTCCTGGCGGGCATCAGCGAAGAGCAGTCGTTATTCCGTTACGCGCCCGGGAAGTGGAGCATCCGCGAGGTGCTGAACCACGTGAACGATACAGAACGTGTGTTCGCGATGCGCGCGATGTGGTTCGCACGAGGATTTGAGACGCCGCTGCCAAGCTTCGACCAGGAAATTGCCGTCCCCGGTGCAAAGGCCGATGCCGTTGTGTGGGCGGATCACGTTGAAGAGTTCAGGCGCATTCGGCTGGCGAGTATTTCACTCTTTAAGAATTTGCCGGCTGCCGTGTGGATGAAAACCGGAATCGCCAGTGATAACCGGTTCACGGTGCGAGCCCTGGCGTACATTGCGGGCGGACACGTAGAACATCATCTGGGGATACTGCGCGAACGCTATCTTTCGAAATGATCGCCGCTAGTGTGTAACGTCGCCGTGTACTTCAGAGTCTGTGACTTGTGGCAGACCCAACTGCGGCCGTCGTTCTCAGCCTTGAGCAATATCGGGTGATTCGGGTTGGCCCACTCTGGATAGATTATGGGATGACGATTAATAAGATGGTCCGCCGCCGAGTACGATTCTACGGCTCGGCAGTTTACAACAGGAGGATCATCGCATGCATATCGCATCCATCGGCATCGATCTGGGCAAGACTGTATTTCACCTGGTAGCACTTGGAGAACGCAACAAAGTTCTGTTGCGAAGAAAGTTCTCACGCTCTCAGTTGCTGGCCTACACCGCCAATCTACCCTCCTCGTTGATCGGCATGGAAGCGTGCGCCACATAGTACTGGTAGGACTTGTTTACGCCGTCTTTATATACCGAGGTACAGTTCTCGTCCTGATTCGAAGTGTTCGTCATCGTGATTTTGATATACACGTCGGCGTTGCTGGGTACTTCGGATTTGTCAGCAATGATCGATATTGAGGAAAGTGCGCTTGGCGACTGCGCATGGATGGTCGTCACGGCGACAAGCAGGGTCAGGCACAGTAGGGTACGTTTCATGGCAGCACTTTACGCTTTTCGCAACGCAAGTTTCACCTTAGTTGGCGTGAACAGGGGATTTATCACTCACTATTTGCCATCGTTCGCGTCGGGAGCACCAAGGTATATGTCTCGCGGTACCGTCGAATCTACGTAAAGACGAATCATTCCAGCGTCCTCTTCAACCGCTAGCTCCCAGTCCTTTTTGGGGCCATCGTGACGTGGAAAGTGCGGCGTGAAGTTGTGCAGCACTACAACTGGGCGGCGGGACGAGTTCTCAGTTTTGAAATCCCATCTGTCTGACACTTCCTGCGGAGCAACACCTGCCTTTTGATACCGCTGCACGTAGGTTCCATCCGAGCGGAGTGCCAACCTTTCATCGCCGTTGTCGTGTTGCCCTGAATAGGCACCGACAACGCGTGACTTACCGACGCTTGGCTTCGATTGACAGGCCCAACAGACAAACAGGAGCAGCAACGCGCAACCAGCTATCCCGAAGTCTTTATGTCGCATATCCAAGATTCTAGGCCTAACTTGGCTCGGCACCAGAGATTGTTGGCAGTAGCAGAGATTTATCGTCAACAATCCGTTACTTTGCACCGCAGGGCTTTTCGGGCAGCGCGGCTTTGTCGGGCGACCACAAGGGGTCAAAGTTCACCCCTATTCGGATTTTCACGATAGCGGGTACTCCATCTTTTTGGAATGGTTCAAACTTCCATCGCTGAACTGCATGCAGGGCGTTCTCATCTAATCCGTACCCCAGCCCACTCATCACCCTTAGTTTTCGTACGCACCCATCGGTTCCCAGTGTTCCTTCCAAGATGAGTGTTCCTTTGACTTTGAAGAAACGAGCGGCTTTCGTGTATTCGGGGTCTGGGAAATAAACGAGCCGTACTGGCGTCACCAAACTGGTTGTTCTTCCAGCTGGACTGTCATGATATTGAACCACCCGTGCAGACGCATGTTCCTGCGCCAAAACTGTCAACGGAAGCAGTAGAGCAATAGCAACAGAGCCAATACTGCGCTTGTGCATGACGCACTTTACCTCGGATAGTTGGCGATATCAGACGTGCCTGTTGAAAAAGTCCTTTTTCGTCCCGGATGTCGAAAATCAACACCAATTATGGTGACCAGAACTGTCTAGAAAATCGAGAATCGTTTATAGGGCATCCTGACGCGATGGGTTTTTAGGTCCTTCCGACCCGAAATGAGTTTTTCAACGGCACAGACCTTCTCATAAATTAACAAGACTGGGAAGACGAGGTGCACAAGTCTCATTAATGGGTGATAAGGGGAATTCTCTCGTGAGTAGCTGGCGGTATCGTTACTGTCCGAGTTTGCTGGGCTGGTGCAGTGCTGCGGCGAGTTCAGGCTGGCCGGAGTCGATGTAAGCGGCGCGCAGATGCTGTTGGATGATGGCCAATTCGGGCGCGTGGGTCTCCTGCGCCATGCTGAGCGCACGTTGCAGAACCTTGACGGAATCGCTGTACTCGCGGCGGCGGAGTCGAACGTAACCGAGCGTGTCGAGAACGCCGGGATCGCCGGGCGCGAGTTCGACGGCGCGTTGCGCGAGTTGGACGGCGCGATCAAGGTCGCGGCCACTCTCGGCGTAAATCCAGGCGAGGTTATTCGCGGCGATGGAACTGCGGTCTCCGGCGCGAACGGCTGCGTCATAGTGCACGATGGCGGCGGCTTTGTCGCCGCGCTGCTCGGCGGCCGCTCCTGCCAGGACCTGTGCAATCCCGGGCACGGTCGCCGCATAGCGGGAGGCGTCGCGCTCATCGCCCGAGTCGACAAGAATTCGGGCAAGTTGCAGGGCTGCCGACGAACGCGAGGGGTCGATCTTCAAGGCGGTTTCGAGACAGCGCTTCGCGTCGGCATTCCAGCCGTGCTCGGCGAAGAGACGTCCGGAAATTTCCAGTAGCGTCGGTGACTTCGGATCCTGGAGAGCGATCTTCTCCATACTCAGTAGCATCTCGCGTTTGATATTGGCGCCGCTATAAGTGCGCACGAGCGCGTTGACGGCAGCCTCCGATTTTGGATCCTGCAGGAGCGCTTTCTGGAACGCAAGCAGCGCTGCACCGGAGTTGTTCTTAGCGAGTTCGATTTCGCCATGAAGAAGATCCGGCAGAGGCGAATCTGGCGCGGCAGCCTGGGCACGATTGGCAATTACTTCCGCTGAAGCGAAGTCGTGTTGCGCGATCAGCACTCGCCCGAAGATGAGGAGCCCTTGCAAGTTAGCGGGTTCCTCGCGAATAACAGGAATTACGTCTGTCTCCGCTTTCTGCAAATCGTGGCGTTGCAAGTTGAGTCTTGCCAGTGCGAGCCGCGTGGGAACATGCAAGTCGTCGTCATCGAGCGCGCGATTCCAGGCGGTTTCGGCGCCAGCAGTATCTCCTAAACGGAACAGCAATTCGCCCTTCACGTATTCGGCCGGGGCCGAGTCTGGAGCAAGATGCAGGGCGGCATCGAGATGGGAGCGCGCCGAAGGAAGATCCTCCGCGGCGATCGCGATCTCGGCGTCGAGGATCTCGCGCGTGGCGGGATCGATGTCGTTCCGGAAGATTTGAAGATGTTTGCGTGCGAGCGCGACTCGATCTGTTGATGCTGACTGTTCAGACGAGTCCGCTTGCGCCAGGTCCGATTCGATCAGCCGGGAGATCATGCGGGCGCGAATCTTTCGATCGAGTTTGGCTTGCGAATCTGGAACGTTGAGGGCGGCGAGATATCCGGTCTGCGCTTTGTCGGCGCTGCCGGTCGCCAGCGCGAAATCGGCCGCGGAGACCTTGAACTTAGGACGCAGCGCGTCGACGTGGCGAAGGACGGTTGTGGCTTCGTCGAGGCGCGCAGTCCGTTCGAGAAACTGGGCGAGCCGCAGGTTCGTCACCGGAGAGTCATCAACCTGCACGGCCTTTCGATAGGCTTCCTCGGCTTCCTTGACGTGTCCGACGGTTTCCTCGAGACGGCCGAGGCTCATCCAGGGGTCGGGACTCTTCGGTTGCGCGTGAGCGGCACGCAGAAGGACAAAGCGCGCTGTGTCGGTTTCGCCATTGCGGTGCAGCAGGTCGGCGAGCGAGAGGGCCACATTGATGCGGCCGGGATCTTTTTCCAGAACGTCTTCAAAAGCGTTGCGAGCAACGCCGACATCGCCCCGTGCGGACGCGGCCTCGCCGAGAAGCGCGAGCGCATCCAGATTTTCTCCGTTGTGATGAAGAACCGCCTCGGCCTGCTCGGCGGCACGCTCGGGAGAACCGGATAGCAAGTACATCTCGCCCACGCGGAGACGCGCCTTGCCATGGTTGGCGTCGAGTTCGATGGCACGATTGAAGGCGGAGAACGCCTCTCGGGCGCGGTCCAAGGCGAGGAAAGACTCACCGATCCGGAACTGCAACTCGGCCAAGGTGCTACGGTCGGACTTCGGCGTCTTCTCAACCTGGGCTTGGTACAGTTGAAGAGCTTTGTCCGGGTGGCCCTGCTGTTCAAGATGGAGGCCACGATCCATCGCTCTTTTCGAATTCGAGCAGCCCGAGGTAAAGCTCAAGAGACAAAGAAGGAAAGGGAGGACCGTGACGCCGGAGATTCTGAACATGCGATTGGCAGTCTAAAAGGCATACTGCTCGACTGTAATCAAAGATGCGCAGGGTGAAAAAGGTGTTGTAAAGCGGCGGCCTCAAACAGTCGAGACCACCGTGTGGTTCCACGATGGCCTCGGCCGTTCTGGGGGAGAAAAGATGATCAGGCCATTCCTTCAACATTAATGAGTTCGGCGACAAGAAATTTGTTGGCCGGGCTTGCCAGTTCGGCTTTTTCGCAGCGCTCGACGTACTGCTGTGTCCAGAACGTGTGTTCATAATCGAGGTGCAGTATGAGTTCTGGGACGTCGGGCAAAATCATTCCGCAAAGAACGCAGTATTGAGGAACCGTGCCGTTTGTCATGATTTCGGGCCAATCCGGGCGCTTAGCAGAGCCGTCCGGTTCCTTTCTTCCGGATAATTTCGTCGTACACCTACGTTGTACGCGGGTTTGCGGTGACGATGAAGATGCTGGATCACACTCGCTTGTGATACCCGTCACAGTGGGTGCGCGGTCGCGCCTTAGGCGGTTGCCTGCCGTAATCTAGTGAATCTCAGCCTCGAGCAGCGGCGGCGCCTCTTTCGGCGGGGCGGTCCTCAAATTTGCGCTTCAACCGAAGGATCGGCGATTCGAAGAAGTACCAGGAGAGAGTCGCTACCACAAAGGCAGAGGCCCAGTCGATGGCGATTTGCGACCAGCCTTGCAGATCGTACCCGGGGAAATGGCGTAGGAATCTTTGCGCGCTGTTACTTGCGGCAATCGAGAAAACCGCCATGTGGGAAAGATAAAGAGCGTAGCTTATCTTCCCCGTATAGCGTAGGGGTGCCCACGTAAAAATCGCGCTCGCGGATCGTCGGACTCCGCCTGGTCCGATCGGAGTCGCACACAACGCGACCAGGCCTGTGCAGACAACGCCGAGGAG encodes the following:
- a CDS encoding pyridoxamine 5'-phosphate oxidase family protein, with the protein product MITTERSQLRRLPNRGSHETETIHRILDAGFLAHVGFSVDDQPFVIPTLYGREGNHLFLHGSAASRMLKTLEKGVPACVTVTLVDGLVLARSAFHHSINYRSVVAFGTCRSVAETGKAHALNTISEHLIRGRWNEVRPPNEKELRATTVLQFEIEEASAKVRTGPPADDEEDYALPVWAGVLPLRLVAETPVPDTRMTGQCDVPDHVKRFQQNHD
- a CDS encoding NIPSNAP family protein; amino-acid sequence: MIPYSDFPVVEFRRYTIRDGERENFAKYFDAYFPEAMQQLGAIAAGQFCERDNPSYFTWIRGFHSMDERAKANANLYYGPVWREHRNLMNGLMTDSDNVLLLQSVDPGCGIAVLRAVDPVKEATGMRGVAVAQIFPIKPGTLKAFMQKAENQFSSYESTSLRGAGLFVTSDMPNNFPQHPVRSDGPFVVWFGIAQDDEVADRFREAAEKVAKAMEGTNLLLGEPEVVILEPTSRSRMRWLPEWR
- a CDS encoding DinB family protein, encoding MPANSQVSNGAIAIGRPERTEAAPYYFTYIDKVQSDDILPFLASQLESAGSFLAGISEEQSLFRYAPGKWSIREVLNHVNDTERVFAMRAMWFARGFETPLPSFDQEIAVPGAKADAVVWADHVEEFRRIRLASISLFKNLPAAVWMKTGIASDNRFTVRALAYIAGGHVEHHLGILRERYLSK
- a CDS encoding energy transducer TonB, whose translation is MHKRSIGSVAIALLLPLTVLAQEHASARVVQYHDSPAGRTTSLVTPVRLVYFPDPEYTKAARFFKVKGTLILEGTLGTDGCVRKLRVMSGLGYGLDENALHAVQRWKFEPFQKDGVPAIVKIRIGVNFDPLWSPDKAALPEKPCGAK
- a CDS encoding tetratricopeptide repeat protein: MDRGLHLEQQGHPDKALQLYQAQVEKTPKSDRSTLAELQFRIGESFLALDRAREAFSAFNRAIELDANHGKARLRVGEMYLLSGSPERAAEQAEAVLHHNGENLDALALLGEAASARGDVGVARNAFEDVLEKDPGRINVALSLADLLHRNGETDTARFVLLRAAHAQPKSPDPWMSLGRLEETVGHVKEAEEAYRKAVQVDDSPVTNLRLAQFLERTARLDEATTVLRHVDALRPKFKVSAADFALATGSADKAQTGYLAALNVPDSQAKLDRKIRARMISRLIESDLAQADSSEQSASTDRVALARKHLQIFRNDIDPATREILDAEIAIAAEDLPSARSHLDAALHLAPDSAPAEYVKGELLFRLGDTAGAETAWNRALDDDDLHVPTRLALARLNLQRHDLQKAETDVIPVIREEPANLQGLLIFGRVLIAQHDFASAEVIANRAQAAAPDSPLPDLLHGEIELAKNNSGAALLAFQKALLQDPKSEAAVNALVRTYSGANIKREMLLSMEKIALQDPKSPTLLEISGRLFAEHGWNADAKRCLETALKIDPSRSSAALQLARILVDSGDERDASRYAATVPGIAQVLAGAAAEQRGDKAAAIVHYDAAVRAGDRSSIAANNLAWIYAESGRDLDRAVQLAQRAVELAPGDPGVLDTLGYVRLRRREYSDSVKVLQRALSMAQETHAPELAIIQQHLRAAYIDSGQPELAAALHQPSKLGQ